TCGAAGAAAGTGAAAGAGGTCGGGTTCACGAAGCCCTGATGGACCGCGAAGAACACGCCGGCAATGCCCCCGGTCGATGCGCCGAGCATGAAAGCCGAAAGTTTCGTGAAGACATGGTTCACGCCGAGCGAGCGACAGGCGATCTCGTCCTCGCGCAGCGCTTCCCACATCCGGCCGAGCGGCATGACGCGCAGGCGGGAGACCGCGTAGATCACGGCGCAGACGACGAGGAACAGCACGGTGTAGATGAACCAGAATTTGTAATCGCCGCTGTAGCCGATGCCGAAGAATTCGTGGATCGGCACGCCCCCCTGTTTTGCTCTGCGGGTAAATTCGAGGCCGAAGAACGTCGGTGCGGGAACGGCTGCGCCATTCGGGCCGCCGGTGAATTCCAGCCAGTTGTTGAGGATGAGGCGGATGATCTCACCGAAGCCGAGCGTAACGATGGCGAGATAGTCGCCGTGCATCTTCAGGACGGGGAAAGCCAGCACCATGCCGAAAAAGCCGGCGAGGATTGGCGCGATGATGAGGGCGCTCCAGAAGCCGATGCCGAGATATTGGTAGCCGAGTGCGAGCAGATAGGCACCGACCGCGTAGAAGGCGACGAAGCCGAGATCGAGAAGGCCGGCGAGACCGACGACGATGTTCAGACCAAGGCCGAGCAGGCAATAGATCAGCGCCAGTATGGCGACGCCGAGGAAATACTTGTCGGCGAAGAAGGGCAGAGAAAGGCCGGCAAGAAACAGTGCGGCCAGCAAGAGGGCGGGCGAACGCTCCTTGCCGGTATTGACCGTGACGCCGGAATTGCTTCCTGTAAGCCGGCTGCGGATATGCTGGCCGAATGTGGTCAGCCCGGCCAGCGAAAAGATCAGGCGTCCGGCAGTAATGATCGCGGCAATGGTTACGGCACGGCCAAGTTCATTTCGGAAACCGAAACCATCAAGCATGAGGCCGGAAATCGGGCCGAACAGGATGAGCGACACGGTAAAGGTGATGACGGCTTCCTTGAGAAGGGTCGGGATGCGGTGCATGATCTCTGCTCCTCAGACTTTCTGGATTTCCGGCCGGCCAAGCAGGCCGTAGGGGCGGAAAAACAGGAGGATGATCAGAAGCGAGAAGGCAAAGACATCCTTGTAGTCGGTGCTGACATAGC
This genomic stretch from Pararhizobium capsulatum DSM 1112 harbors:
- the livM gene encoding high-affinity branched-chain amino acid ABC transporter permease LivM, translated to MHRIPTLLKEAVITFTVSLILFGPISGLMLDGFGFRNELGRAVTIAAIITAGRLIFSLAGLTTFGQHIRSRLTGSNSGVTVNTGKERSPALLLAALFLAGLSLPFFADKYFLGVAILALIYCLLGLGLNIVVGLAGLLDLGFVAFYAVGAYLLALGYQYLGIGFWSALIIAPILAGFFGMVLAFPVLKMHGDYLAIVTLGFGEIIRLILNNWLEFTGGPNGAAVPAPTFFGLEFTRRAKQGGVPIHEFFGIGYSGDYKFWFIYTVLFLVVCAVIYAVSRLRVMPLGRMWEALREDEIACRSLGVNHVFTKLSAFMLGASTGGIAGVFFAVHQGFVNPTSFTFFESALILAIVVLGGLGSTVGVILAALVLTILPELLRDFAEYRVLVFGVLMVVMMIWKPRGLVRLTRPAFFPSSREARPVRELQLQTKAGQ